From the Candidatus Peribacteria bacterium genome, one window contains:
- a CDS encoding sugar nucleotide-binding protein: MCRQKNHAMIWTNMTVLIFGGNGYLAQEFLTIYPEALTPKIDIADQHAVAAVLDTEKPDVVINCAGKTGRPNVDWCEDHKEETIRANVLGPLVLNDECQKRGIYWVHISSGCIYQGDNGGKGFTEDDLPNFSGSFYSRTKTWSDQILKEFPVLIPRLRMPFDGSDHPRTLISKIRKYPTVLDVPNSLTYIPDFLETVRILIERRKTGIYNVVNPGLISPYAIMQMYKEIVDPAHTFEPLTLDHLSDVVKAGRSNCFLSTAKIEAEGIHLRPIEVVTREALEEMKARR; the protein is encoded by the coding sequence ATGTGCAGACAGAAAAACCACGCTATGATCTGGACCAATATGACGGTTCTCATTTTTGGAGGCAACGGCTACCTGGCGCAGGAGTTCCTGACAATCTATCCTGAGGCTCTGACGCCGAAGATTGATATTGCCGATCAGCATGCGGTTGCAGCTGTGCTCGATACTGAAAAGCCCGATGTCGTCATCAACTGTGCCGGCAAAACCGGCCGGCCGAATGTCGACTGGTGTGAGGATCATAAGGAAGAAACCATCCGAGCAAATGTGCTTGGCCCGTTGGTTCTGAATGATGAATGTCAGAAGCGTGGCATCTACTGGGTACACATCAGTTCCGGTTGTATTTACCAGGGCGATAATGGCGGTAAGGGGTTTACAGAGGATGATCTCCCGAACTTCAGCGGCAGCTTCTATTCCCGCACAAAAACATGGTCAGACCAGATTCTGAAGGAATTTCCGGTGCTGATCCCGCGTCTCCGTATGCCGTTTGACGGATCGGACCATCCGCGCACACTCATCAGCAAAATCCGTAAATACCCGACTGTGCTCGATGTGCCGAACTCCCTCACCTATATCCCGGACTTCCTGGAGACCGTCCGCATCCTTATAGAGCGACGCAAAACTGGTATCTACAATGTCGTGAACCCGGGTCTCATTTCCCCGTACGCCATCATGCAGATGTATAAGGAGATTGTGGACCCCGCTCATACATTCGAACCTCTCACGCTTGATCATCTGTCTGATGTTGTGAAAGCAGGACGAAGCAACTGTTTCCTCAGTACGGCAAAAATCGAAGCAGAAGGCATTCATCTCCGCCCGATTGAGGTTGTGACCCGCGAGGCATTGGAGGAAATGAAGGCAAGACGCTAA
- a CDS encoding MarR family transcriptional regulator, protein MNPVQKPVDRIINSWMDITRLMRQQMRGMKKDFTVNPVQIHALIIIKEHDALTMKEFADFLHITSPSATSMVNRFVKMKWVKRVADRTNRKLVRLKLTEDGLQCVTTTMKQHTHMMRDLFSLLTVSDQKDFARILGNLHGTLAKQAKKS, encoded by the coding sequence ATGAATCCTGTGCAGAAACCTGTCGACCGGATCATCAACTCCTGGATGGATATTACCCGTCTCATGCGTCAGCAGATGCGCGGCATGAAAAAGGATTTTACGGTGAATCCCGTGCAGATCCATGCTCTGATTATTATCAAAGAGCACGATGCACTCACCATGAAAGAATTTGCTGATTTCCTGCATATCACTTCCCCGTCAGCAACATCCATGGTCAACCGCTTCGTGAAGATGAAGTGGGTGAAGCGTGTTGCAGACCGCACAAACAGAAAGCTCGTTCGCCTGAAGCTGACAGAAGATGGCTTACAATGTGTCACAACAACAATGAAGCAACACACACATATGATGCGCGATCTTTTTTCTCTCCTCACAGTGAGCGATCAGAAAGATTTTGCAAGAATCCTCGGAAATTTGCATGGCACCCTCGCAAAACAGGCAAAAAAATCATAA
- a CDS encoding efflux RND transporter periplasmic adaptor subunit: protein MSYISSIVAFIRRHKWKLLIAAIILIPLGLIVSYAVSPTQPVYVTEEARKGDLKQAVEAVGTVISDNDLKLQFPQSGIVSGVFIKEGDKVKAGQRLATLRSGNVAADIASAQGRVMAAQATLDALQQGSRPEDIAISEADVQNKQSSLAAAKASLQNAEETLKSSKLNLDALEQEISVSLAGTISNIGSATVQQATKADIALSSMQDIFTKNDVADALIKYGSTDADLLRNAMQSTTQTLRTLQASASPADYDAAISLLDRTRTAIQTASTQVDQVYALISRLPVTTYFTESARSTYKDLISAERTSTQAALSSIDATSKSLRDAAANFTTRMAQERSSLTAAQGAKDRALADIATYQAALQIAQAQLQLKKAPARQTDINSAVASLQQARASLAAASANFQNTVLTSPINGTVTKVNLKVGEITPVGAAVTMLGSSPYRIEMYVSEIDVPKVQLSQSGSVELDAFRGTDFKLRVSEIDTAPTDQSGVNKYRVRLDFVYPHDELKIGMTGDAEIETGIRKDVVSVPLRSVIKSASGQTIVRVLTDAQTVEEKAVATGMEGTDGNVEIVSGIKEGDTVIVLIQ, encoded by the coding sequence ATGTCATACATCTCGTCCATCGTCGCCTTTATCCGCCGCCACAAGTGGAAACTGCTTATCGCAGCCATTATTCTGATTCCTCTCGGTCTCATTGTCAGCTATGCCGTTTCGCCGACGCAGCCGGTGTATGTAACAGAAGAGGCGCGCAAAGGTGATCTGAAGCAGGCAGTCGAAGCAGTCGGTACAGTCATTTCCGACAACGATCTCAAGCTTCAGTTCCCGCAATCGGGTATCGTATCGGGTGTTTTCATTAAGGAGGGAGACAAGGTGAAAGCAGGACAGCGTCTTGCGACACTCCGTTCCGGAAACGTCGCGGCAGATATTGCGTCAGCACAGGGCCGCGTGATGGCTGCACAGGCAACGCTCGATGCATTGCAGCAGGGCAGTCGCCCGGAAGATATCGCAATTTCCGAAGCGGACGTGCAGAACAAGCAGTCGTCTCTCGCCGCAGCGAAAGCCAGTTTGCAGAATGCAGAGGAAACCCTGAAGAGTTCCAAGCTGAACCTTGATGCTCTGGAGCAGGAAATCAGTGTCAGTTTGGCAGGCACGATCAGCAACATCGGCAGCGCAACAGTGCAGCAGGCAACGAAGGCCGATATCGCACTTTCCTCCATGCAGGATATTTTCACAAAGAATGACGTCGCAGATGCACTCATCAAATACGGATCGACTGATGCGGATCTCCTGAGAAATGCAATGCAATCCACCACGCAGACTCTCCGAACACTGCAAGCTTCCGCCAGTCCTGCCGATTACGATGCAGCGATCTCGCTTCTCGACAGAACACGTACCGCCATCCAGACGGCATCCACACAGGTAGACCAGGTCTATGCGCTTATCAGCAGACTGCCGGTCACAACCTATTTCACGGAGTCTGCACGCAGCACCTACAAAGATCTGATTTCCGCAGAGCGCACGAGCACACAGGCCGCTCTCTCTTCCATTGATGCAACATCGAAATCCCTCCGCGACGCTGCGGCGAATTTCACAACCCGTATGGCACAGGAGCGTTCGAGTCTGACAGCTGCACAGGGGGCGAAAGACAGAGCGCTTGCGGACATTGCAACCTACCAGGCAGCACTCCAGATTGCGCAGGCCCAGCTTCAGCTGAAGAAAGCCCCAGCTCGACAGACGGACATCAACTCTGCCGTTGCGTCATTGCAACAGGCACGTGCCTCGCTGGCTGCCGCAAGTGCGAACTTCCAGAATACCGTGCTCACCTCTCCTATCAATGGAACTGTGACCAAGGTCAATCTGAAAGTCGGTGAAATCACTCCGGTTGGCGCAGCAGTGACGATGCTCGGGTCCAGCCCGTACCGCATTGAAATGTACGTCTCTGAAATCGATGTACCAAAAGTGCAGCTCTCCCAAAGCGGCAGTGTGGAACTTGATGCATTCCGCGGCACCGACTTCAAGCTCCGCGTGTCTGAAATCGACACTGCTCCGACGGACCAGTCCGGTGTGAACAAATACCGCGTCCGCCTCGACTTTGTCTATCCGCACGATGAGCTGAAAATTGGTATGACCGGAGATGCTGAGATTGAAACCGGCATTCGCAAAGATGTGGTCAGTGTACCGCTTCGCTCTGTCATCAAGAGTGCATCCGGCCAGACAATCGTACGCGTGCTCACCGATGCCCAGACAGTGGAAGAAAAAGCGGTAGCAACCGGCATGGAAGGCACGGACGGCAATGTCGAGATTGTCAGCGGTATTAAAGAAGGGGACACTGTTATTGTTCTTATCCAATAA
- a CDS encoding ABC transporter ATP-binding protein, whose amino-acid sequence MTNTTAPLIETRDLTKSYFNDGIETPVLHGINLTIEKGEFVSIMGPSGSGKSTLMHILGFLDSHTKGDYLFQGHQTVSMTDDALARIRATRVSFVFQAFNLLPRTTVLQNVMLPLLYHPTIKESERMERALKAIETVGLMERKDFLSSQLSGGQKQRVAIARALVTDPDVIFADEPTGNLDSASGVAIMEAIQVLNNNGHTIILVTHERTTAMHANRIVTIRDGYIESDSTDFKRVLAGTHDHLK is encoded by the coding sequence ATGACGAATACAACAGCCCCCCTCATCGAAACCCGCGATCTTACGAAGTCGTACTTCAATGACGGCATCGAGACCCCTGTTCTGCACGGAATCAACCTGACCATTGAAAAAGGAGAATTCGTCTCCATCATGGGCCCGTCTGGTTCCGGAAAGTCGACGCTCATGCATATTCTGGGATTCCTTGATAGTCATACCAAAGGGGATTACCTCTTCCAGGGGCATCAGACAGTCAGCATGACAGACGATGCACTGGCGCGTATCCGCGCAACGCGTGTGAGTTTCGTGTTTCAGGCGTTCAACCTTCTGCCACGTACAACGGTGCTGCAGAACGTGATGCTGCCTCTGCTGTATCATCCGACAATCAAAGAATCCGAACGTATGGAGCGCGCACTCAAGGCAATTGAAACAGTCGGACTGATGGAACGTAAAGATTTCCTCAGCAGCCAATTATCCGGCGGACAGAAGCAGCGCGTTGCGATTGCCCGCGCACTTGTCACGGACCCCGATGTGATCTTTGCAGATGAACCGACAGGAAACCTCGATTCCGCGTCGGGGGTGGCCATTATGGAGGCGATTCAGGTTCTCAATAATAACGGACATACTATTATTCTCGTCACGCACGAACGCACCACGGCGATGCATGCAAACCGCATCGTCACTATCCGCGATGGATATATTGAATCCGATTCGACGGACTTCAAGCGTGTGCTTGCCGGCACTCATGATCATCTGAAATGA
- a CDS encoding ABC transporter permease, whose translation MTLRDTFQTALKGVTVNATRSLLTMLGIIIGVGAVVLMSSVGASMQDVILSQVSSLGSKSMVIFPGKEEGGAAGVQTGFDSLTFEDLNALERLPSIESIAPIILVPGNALYGNEEMSAQTMGVTPEFFRNQTIVTTSGRLIDENDQNGASAVAVIGPEVVEKLFGDQNPIGQRIKVGNHHFTVIGVTKAIGAQFFQSVDNRIYIPFSLARNITGQKYLSYMTMNAAESFTRAFDDVKFLLRTRHGIENPEDDPKKDDFIVHSSEEANQILGSVSLGLTLFITTIAAVSLLVGGIGIMNIMLVSVTERTREIGLRKALGALKRNILMQFLIESVLLTFIGGIIGMLLGIVCAYLLSLIVQQFLSTYAFAVSIPSTIAALLMAAITGLVFGISPARRASNLHPMEALRYE comes from the coding sequence ATGACACTGCGCGATACGTTCCAGACGGCTCTCAAGGGCGTGACGGTCAACGCCACGAGGTCACTGCTTACCATGCTCGGCATCATCATCGGTGTCGGAGCGGTGGTGCTAATGAGCTCTGTGGGCGCGAGTATGCAGGATGTGATTCTCAGTCAGGTCAGCAGCCTCGGTTCCAAAAGCATGGTGATTTTCCCTGGCAAGGAGGAAGGGGGTGCTGCAGGCGTGCAGACTGGATTTGACAGCCTGACATTCGAAGATCTGAACGCACTTGAACGACTACCGAGTATTGAAAGTATTGCGCCGATCATTCTTGTGCCCGGAAATGCCCTGTACGGCAACGAAGAAATGTCTGCACAGACAATGGGCGTCACGCCGGAATTTTTCCGCAATCAAACCATTGTCACGACATCCGGACGCCTGATTGATGAAAACGACCAGAATGGCGCGTCGGCTGTTGCGGTCATCGGACCTGAAGTGGTGGAGAAGCTGTTTGGTGACCAGAATCCTATTGGCCAGCGTATCAAAGTCGGGAACCACCATTTTACCGTGATCGGTGTAACCAAAGCGATCGGTGCGCAGTTTTTCCAGAGCGTCGACAACCGCATCTATATTCCGTTTTCTCTTGCCCGCAACATCACGGGGCAGAAATATCTGAGCTACATGACCATGAATGCGGCCGAGAGCTTCACCCGGGCATTCGATGATGTGAAATTCCTGCTGCGCACCCGTCATGGCATAGAAAATCCCGAAGACGATCCAAAGAAGGATGATTTCATTGTGCATTCATCCGAAGAGGCAAATCAGATTCTCGGCTCGGTGTCGCTCGGTCTCACGCTCTTTATTACCACGATCGCAGCGGTGTCTCTGCTCGTCGGCGGCATCGGTATCATGAATATCATGCTGGTCTCCGTCACGGAACGCACGCGTGAGATCGGTCTCCGCAAAGCATTGGGTGCCCTCAAGCGGAATATTCTCATGCAGTTTCTGATCGAGTCCGTGCTGCTGACCTTTATCGGCGGCATTATCGGGATGCTGCTTGGCATCGTCTGCGCCTATCTTCTGTCGCTCATCGTCCAGCAGTTTCTGTCGACATACGCTTTTGCCGTCTCCATTCCCTCCACCATTGCCGCTCTTCTGATGGCTGCCATTACGGGCCTGGTATTTGGTATTTCCCCCGCGCGCAGAGCCTCCAATCTTCACCCCATGGAAGCGCTGCGCTACGAATAA
- a CDS encoding ABC transporter permease, translating to MKRRDLLLTAMRGITVNATRSLLTMLGIIIGVGAVVLMVSVGNSFQNYILTQIESVGASTMEVMPTGLQKFGGNLESLKMEDYRMIERIPGVVSATPVIIVAKPVRYGKEELSPLVFGAYRNMVDNYGLKLEKGRLLDDADEDGAKTVAVIGNKTAEDLFGDSDPVGSRITIGDVPFTIVGKMEAVKSALLAQLDTPIFIPFSTAQALTNQSHLTYITMQTTGNAEVIKQEITAILRQRHRIDNPENDPDKDDFQVQSAEQVSGIIGSVTLGLTIFLALVAGISLLVGGIGIMNIMLVSVTERTREIGLRKALGARRQDILLQFLLEAVFLTLTGGTIGIILGAFFGWLLSALAAKFLGDFDFILSFVAIFLAIFMAIFTGLVFGIYPAKRAAGLSPMEALRFE from the coding sequence ATGAAAAGACGCGATCTCCTTTTGACGGCTATGCGCGGGATTACGGTCAATGCGACACGGTCCCTGCTCACCATGCTCGGCATCATCATTGGTGTCGGCGCCGTTGTGCTGATGGTATCCGTCGGAAACAGCTTCCAGAACTATATTCTCACGCAGATTGAGAGTGTCGGTGCCAGTACGATGGAAGTCATGCCGACTGGCCTGCAGAAATTCGGCGGCAATCTGGAAAGTCTGAAAATGGAGGATTACCGCATGATCGAAAGAATTCCGGGAGTCGTAAGCGCGACGCCGGTGATTATTGTCGCAAAGCCCGTACGCTATGGAAAAGAAGAGTTAAGCCCTCTCGTGTTCGGCGCCTATAGAAACATGGTAGATAACTACGGACTGAAGCTCGAGAAGGGGAGACTGCTTGATGATGCAGACGAAGACGGTGCAAAAACCGTCGCTGTCATCGGCAATAAAACAGCGGAAGACCTCTTCGGGGACAGCGATCCTGTCGGCAGCAGAATCACAATCGGTGACGTGCCTTTTACCATCGTCGGGAAAATGGAAGCGGTGAAATCCGCCCTTCTGGCACAGCTCGACACGCCGATTTTTATCCCGTTCAGCACTGCACAGGCTCTTACAAACCAGTCGCACCTGACCTATATCACCATGCAAACAACGGGAAATGCGGAAGTGATCAAGCAGGAAATCACGGCAATACTCCGTCAGCGTCACCGTATTGATAACCCGGAGAACGATCCGGATAAAGATGATTTCCAGGTACAGAGCGCGGAACAGGTCAGCGGCATTATCGGCTCTGTCACACTCGGTCTCACAATCTTCCTTGCACTCGTTGCAGGAATTTCCCTGCTCGTCGGCGGCATCGGAATCATGAATATCATGCTGGTCTCCGTCACGGAACGCACGCGTGAGATCGGTCTCCGCAAAGCTCTCGGTGCAAGACGTCAGGATATTCTTCTGCAGTTTTTGCTGGAAGCCGTCTTTCTGACTCTTACCGGAGGTACAATCGGTATTATACTAGGTGCATTCTTCGGCTGGCTGCTCTCTGCGCTGGCTGCGAAGTTCCTCGGCGATTTCGACTTTATTCTGTCGTTTGTTGCCATTTTCCTCGCTATTTTTATGGCGATTTTCACGGGATTGGTCTTTGGCATCTATCCAGCCAAACGAGCTGCCGGATTGAGTCCGATGGAGGCATTGCGCTTCGAATAA